A region of the Stigmatopora nigra isolate UIUO_SnigA chromosome 10, RoL_Snig_1.1, whole genome shotgun sequence genome:
TGATGTCATGGAGTCAAAAAAGTGTGAGACGGGCGGAGTGTGTTGGCGATCGGTCTAATAGATAAAAGATGTTGAAGGGAGGGAATCACTGGAGGCTCTTTTGGCACGTCTGCCCCTCATCTTTCAAGAGGAAGCCGAGCCGTGACTCATGGGCGAACCCCCTTGCGACacttcctggaaaaaaatgcttaatactcatttttattcattttgttagAAGGACTTCAATCATGGTGTTTCTGCTCATCTCCTTGACTGTGCTGCATCTGCTAACCCTGTCCATGCTCCTGGTGGCCACCCTGGAGAAGGTGAGTAGTGCTTTGTGTCCAGGAGATGGCGCACAAAAGCCGCATGCTTTGCATCCGCGTCCAATTCCAATGGACCGGagggtcggcggcggcggcagcaatCATTAGGACATCTCTTGAGAGGGAGTTGAATACAAACGCTTCCTTCCCGTCGTGTCAACGCAGTCTTGGTGGTTGTGGGACGACTCGGAAATCACCGATCTCTGGTACAACTGTTTCCATGACAACGGAACCGGCACGTGGCTGTGCGCCGCCACCAACGAGAGCGGTAAGAGACGGGCCGTCCTTTTTGTGGCCGTCGGAGCTGACGTTTTAAGAGTGTCTGGGCTCGTAGACTGGCTGCAGTCGGTACAAGCCCTCATGGTCCTGTCGGTGGTCTTCTCGTCCATCTCCTTGTTGGTGTTTGTGGCTCAGCTCTTCACCGTCTCCAAAGGGGGGCTCTTCTACTTGACGGGCTTGTGTCAGGCCTTTGCAGGTGATTCCCATTGGAAGAGGCTAGATTCAAGTTTGTTTCTTAAAATGTCTACTTTAATTTACTCTGATTTGGTGTTTGgttaatgcattttctttttaaacatgtcGTGTAAGTtgatcaaattcatttttttaacgctTTTATGATTTAATCACTGAGTCAAAAAGATGtagaatgttattttatttgttagcATATAACCAGTTGAATTTGCAgtatatattggattggattgcataactttattcatcccgaattcgggaaatttcgtatgtatgtgtatgtatgtgtatgtatatgtatgtatgtgcgtgtgtgtgtgtgtgtgtatgtgtatgtatatgtatgtatgtgcgtgtgtgtgtatgtgtatatatatgtgtatgtgtatatatatgtgtatgtatatgtatgtatgtatgtatgtatgtatgtatgtatgtatgtatgtatgtatgtatgtatgtatgtatgtgcgtatgtatgtgcgtatatgtgcgtatatgtgcgtatatgtgcgtatatgtgcgtatatgtgcgtatatgtgcgtatatgtgcgtatatgtgcgtatatgtgcgtatatgtgcgtatatgtgcgtatatgtgcgtatatgtatatgtatatgtatatgtatatgtatatgtatatatataaatgtatatatatgtatatatatgtatatatatgtatatatgtgtatatatgtgtatatatgtgtatatgtatatatatgtatatatatatatgtatatatatgtgtatatgtatatatatgtatatatatgtatatatatgtatatatatgtatatatgtgtatatatgtgtatatgtatatatatgtatatatatatatgtatatatatgtgtatatgtatatatatgtatatatatatatgtatatatatatgtatatatgtatatatgtatgtatatatatgtatgtatatatatgtatatatatatatgtatatatatgtatgtatatatatgtatgtatatatatgtatgtatatatatatatatgtatatatatatgtatatatatgtatatatatatgtatatacatatatatgtatatgtatatgtatatatatatgtatatatatatgtatatatatatatgtatatatatgtatatatatgtatatatatgtatatatatgtatatatatgtatatatatgtatatgtatgtatatgtatgtatatgtatgtgtatatgtgtgtatatatatgtaatttcaatgcaaatgcaagtaatttcacattcatcatttggatttttattaagtaatttcacatttatacgcAAGCTTGTATGACGCTTTGGAAGTACTTTGAGTATTTTTCTACGTTTAAGGCATTTGAAGTATTTGTTGTAGAAGCAAATATTACAGATTTGGGGGAGAAAATCAGGGTAACATTTTATTATCTATAATGGAAAATGTCAGTAAATGACAAAAAGTAATGTAGGCTAAAGAAAATGATTCTGCAAGttgaatatgtgtgtgtatatgcatgtgtgtgtatatatgtgtgtgtatatgtatgtgtgtatatgtatgtgtgtatatgtatgtgtgtatatgtatgtgtgtgtatatgtatgtgtgtgtatatgtatatgtgtgtgtatatgtatgtgtatatgtgtgtatatgtatgtgtgtgtatatgtatgtgtgtgtatatgtatgtgtgtgtatatgtatatgtgtgtgtatatgtgtgtatatgtatatgtgtgtatatgtatgtgtgtatatgtatgtgtatatgtgtgtgtgtgtaaatgtatatgtgtatgtgtatatgtgtatgtgtatatgtgtatatgtgtatgtgtatatgtgtatgtgtatatgtatgtgtgtaaatgtatgtgtgtatatgtatatgtgtatatgtatgtgtgtgtatgtgtatgtgtgtatgtgtgtgtgtgtatatgtctgtatatgtatatgtatatatgtgagtgtgtgtgtgtataagtatgtgtgtgtatgtgtgtatatgtatatgtatgtgtatgtgtgtgtatgtgtgtatatgtatgtgtatgcgtatatgtatgtgtgtatatgtatatgtatatatatgtatgtatgtgtatgtgtgtatatgtttatgtatgtgtatatgtatgtgtatatgtatatatatgtatgtgtgtgtatatgtatgtgtatatgtatgtgtgtatatgtatgtgtgtatatgtataggtatgtgtgtatatgcatgtgtgtatgtgtgtatgtatgtctgtatatgtatgtatgtgtgtatgtgtatatgtatgtgtgtatatgtatatatatgtatgtgtgtgtatgtgtatatgtaagtgtatatgtatgtgtgtatatgtatgtgtgtatgtgtgtatatgtatgtatgtgtgtatatgtatgtgtgtatatgtatgtgtgtatatgtatgtgtgtgtatgtatgtgtgtgtatgtgtgtatatgtatatatatatatatatatgtatgtatgtgtgtgtatgtgtatatgtatatatatatgtatgtgtgtgtatgtgtgtatgtgtgtatatgcgtatatgtatgtgtatatgtatgtgtatgtgtgtatatgtatgtatgtgtgtatgtttatatgtatgtgtatatgtatgtgtatatgtatgtgtgtatatgtatgtgtgtgtgtatatgtgtgtatatgtatatgtatgtatgtgtgtatatgtatatgtatgtatgtgtgtatatgtatgtgtgtgtgtgtatgtatatatatgtgtgtgtatgtgtttgtgtatatgtacgtgtatgtatgtgtatatttctatgtatgtgtgtatatgtatgtgtgtgtatgtctgtatatgtatgtgtgtgtatgtctgtatatgtatatgtgtatatgtatatttatgtgtgtatgtgtgtgtatgtgtatgtctgtatatgtatatatatgtatgtatgtgtgtgtatgtgtgtatgtctgtatatgtatatatatgtatgtatgtgtgtatgtgtgtatgtgtgtgtatatgtatatgtatgtgtgtatatgtgtatatatgtatatatatatatgtatatatatgtatatatgtctatatatatgtatgtatatgtatataggtatatatatgtatatatatgtatacatgtatatatatatatatgtatatgtatatatatatgtccatatttttgtatatatatatccatatatatatatatatatgtttatatatatccatgtgtgtatatatatccatatatatgtgtgtgtgtgcatgtacgtCCGTATATATGTAATCatataatcattatttttgtccgtcatattgacttttaaaaaattattaacGGTTATATTTGAGTTATGGAAtctaaaatatttctattttgacaATTGTTTTTGTCGCAGGCTTGACGGACTTTGCGGCATGCCTGATCTTCACCTTCCACAGGAAGGAGATCCTCAACGATTCCCGAGATTTGGCCAAGGGTCGCTTTGGCTATTGCTTCATCCTGGCATGGTTGTGCGTCCCCCTCTTGATGATCAGCGGCGTCCTCTACGGACACCTGCGGAAGAAAGAGTAAAAGAAGGTTATTTTCAGATATGTGCCCGGGAATCCAAAACACTGGATGGTTATTTTggtttttccatttcaaaatgGCTGCAATTACAAACATGCCCACAACAGtgcaaaaaagtacttttcagtCTGTTACTTTTACAAGAAGTCATAAGTCATAATTACATGGCTTTTTAAAATCCACTTCTTAAAAGCTTAACAGTACTTCCTACTGTGTTAACAAGCAtttctgacaaaaaaagaactGGAAGAATCACAGGCTTCTGCCATTTGCTAAGAATTTACTCTGAATATAGTCTGTGGCCCCGTGAATTAGTCATTGGgcttccacctctgtggacctgggttcaaatcctggtttgctctgctttgcAAACTTACCCAagttttcccacttgaaggtacaataaagaactaagtatgatctgggagtgaaaagagacaaaatgacAAACACTACTTCATAATCTTGTAGAGTGGTGGActagtggctaagtcatcagtcacCAACCTCtttggttctgggttcaaatcctggtgctTGCAAAgcttttcccactattattcaggtagatGAAAacgataaaagtataagtactactgctttctctcacaaggtggtggcccaatggttaagtcatcagtctccaacctctttggtcctgggttcaaatcctagtgcttgcaaagattttcccactattattcaggtagatgaaaaagataaaagtataagtactactgctttctctcacagggtggtggctcaatggttaagtcatcagccttccacctctgtggtcctgggttcaagtcccagtgcatgcaaagattttcccaatattattcaggtaaatttaaaaagataaaagtataagtactactgctttctctcacagggtggtggcccaatggttaagtcatcagccttccacctctgtggtcctgggttcaagtcccagtgcatgcaaagattttcccaatattattcaggtaaactaaaaggataaaagtacaagtactactgctttctttcagagggtggtggcctaatggataagtcattagtctgccacctctgtggtcctgggttcaagtcccagtgtgtgcaaagattttcccaatattattcaggtaaactaaaaagataaaagtataagtactactgctttctctcagagggtggtggcccaatggctaagtcatcagtctgccaccactgaggtcctgggttcaaatcccaatgcaggcaaagattttcccacaattgttcaggtaaaagaataagtattaatgtctaagtgtctaactgaataagtattcagtggtggatgaagcattttgtcaaaaaaatgactaagtgtttcacccagtttccttggataaaacgtttc
Encoded here:
- the emp3a gene encoding epithelial membrane protein 3 → MVFLLISLTVLHLLTLSMLLVATLEKSWWLWDDSEITDLWYNCFHDNGTGTWLCAATNESDWLQSVQALMVLSVVFSSISLLVFVAQLFTVSKGGLFYLTGLCQAFAGLTDFAACLIFTFHRKEILNDSRDLAKGRFGYCFILAWLCVPLLMISGVLYGHLRKKE